From Anopheles darlingi chromosome 2, idAnoDarlMG_H_01, whole genome shotgun sequence, the proteins below share one genomic window:
- the LOC125959797 gene encoding probable 18S rRNA (guanine-N(7))-methyltransferase yields the protein MSRRPEHTAPPEIFYNEDEAQKYTNNTRIIDIQVQMCERAIELLALDPDDDAPQLILDIGCGSGLSGSVLEDQGHVWIGVDISKPMLDVAVEREVEGDLLLGDMGQGMPFKAGTFDGAVSISALQWLCNADKKSHVPPKRLYQFFSTLFASLTRNARAVFQFYPENGEQIELVTTQAMKAGFYGGLVVDYPNSSKAKKYFLVLMTGGVAKLPAALGTGETGDSQVPYSKKQREYAKNARGKPLKKSREWVLAKKERRRQQGDETRKDSRYTARKRSGRF from the exons ATGTCTCGGCGACCAGAACACACCGCTCCCCCGGAAATC TTCTACAACGAAGATGAAGCCCAAAagtacaccaacaacacacggaTCATCGACATCCAGGTTCAAATGTGCGAGCGGGCGATCGAACTGCTGGCTCTCGATCCGGACGATGATGCCCCTCAACTGATCCTCGATATTGGCTGTGGCTCGGGACTATCGGGCAGTGTGCTGGAGGATCAGGGCCACGTGTGGATCGGGGTCGACATATCGAAACCGATGCTGGATGTTGCCGTGGAGCGTGAGGTTGAGGGAGatctgctgctcggtgatATGGGTCAAGGAATGCCCTTCAAGGCGGGCACATTTGATGGTGCCGTTTCTATATCCGCGCTACAGTGGCTGTGTAATGCGGACAAAAAGTCTCACGTCCCACCGAAGCGTTTGTACCAGTTCTTCAGCACACTCTTCGCCAGTTTG ACCCGCAACGCCCGTGCCGTGTTTCAGTTTTATCCGGAAAATGGAGAGCAAATCGAGCTTGTGACAACACAGGCCATGAAGGCCGGCTTTTACGGTGGCCTGGTGGTCGATTACCCCAACTCGAGCAAAGCTAAAAAGTACTTCCTCGTGCTGATGACGGGTGGTGTGGCGAAGCTACCCGCTGCCCTAGGTACGGGAGAAACGGGCGATAGCCAAGTACCGTACAGCAAGAAGCAACGAGAGTACGCCAAAAACGCGCGTGGTAAGCCACTGAAAAAGTCACGCGAATGGGTGCTGGCAAAGAAGGAGCGCCGACGGCAACAGGGAGATGAAACGAGGAAAGACTCACGATACACGGCCCGTAAGCGCAGTGGACGGTTTTAG
- the LOC125959888 gene encoding alpha-tocopherol transfer protein-like: protein MEHDLGYNLEEALEREGLSREDLKALRNPPIEGVPSSITDKQLACFLDACDKNIDETRKVLKIYYDARKNAPELFNNRDPLSAPVQQCFQNQDYFPLPTTPSGYSVIFHRLKNPKASNYVFDEAIKTYFMTIDSCLYEQGPRPGVIFLFDMKNVGLMHLTRINLSSVRKFFSYLQEGLPAKLKAIHVVNVVSFFDKILYIIKPFIHAEILNMLYLHTSNANFEKFYEEWIPKQCLPSDLGGDLKSVDELHQEHLEEFEKQRPFFLAEERQRNNDTSLIESEQRLKSLSID from the exons ATGGAGCATGATTTGGGTTACAACCTTGAGGAGGCATTGGAGCGCGAAGGTCTCTCTAGGGAGGATCTGAAGGCACTTCGGAATCCACCGATCGAGGGTGTACCGTCGAGTATTACAGACAAGCAGCTGGCATGCTTCTTGGATGCCTGCGACAAAAACATCGACGAAACGCGTAAGGTGTTGAAAATCTACTATGACGCCCGGAAGAACGCACCCGAGCTGTTCAACAACCGTGACCCGCTAAGCGCCCCGGTACAACAGTGCTTTCAGAACCA AGATTACTTTCCTCTTCCGACGACACCGAGCGGATATTCGGTCATTTTCCATCGCCTCAAGAACCCGAAAGCTTCCAACTACGTGTTCGATGAAGCCATCAAGACTTACTTCATGACGATCGATTCCTGTCTGTACGAGCAAGGACCTCGGCCGGGCGTTATCTTCCTGTTCGATATGAAGAACGTTGGTCTGATGCACCTAACCCGCATCAATCTCAGTTCGGTTCGCAAATTCTTCAGCTATCTGCAGGAGGGATTGCCGGCCAAGCTGAAGGCAATCCACGTGGTGAATGTGGTGtcattttttgataaaattctCTACATCATCAAACCCTTCATTCATGCGGAAATTCTAAACATG CTTTACCTACACACGTCGAACGCCAATTTTGAAAAGTTCTACGAAGAGTGGATCCCTAAGCAATGTCTTCCGTCGGATCTGGGAGGAGATCTCAAATCCGTCGATGAGCTGCACCAGGAACATTTGGAGGAATTCGAAAAGCAGCGACCGTTTTTCCTGGCAGAGGAACGTCAACGCAACAACGATACGTCCCTAATCGAGTCGGAACAACGGTTGAAATCACTATCCATAGACTAA
- the LOC125959798 gene encoding dnaJ homolog subfamily C member 30, mitochondrial: MSRKCAGYTGPFYSTMAVNRHPLNCWLTRAVLTGATERRWISCTVALLRNHYDSLGVTPNATQNDIKQAYYKQSKLYHPDKNKGSDIAAEKFRQITAAYEVLGNYRLRKLYDKGILHTAGRQYTDPEQASGETVEDDAQTRFYKKRMTRSQAPTATGRTPIYDFDEWSRVHYGSRFEQKMKAEERFRKKAEREEIFKARMQHEYIIFPLLLFCLFYIAIVFQEGTYDTPKPVTKKESDSDP; the protein is encoded by the coding sequence ATGAGTAGGAAATGTGCTGGCTACACAGGCCCCTTTTATAGTACGATGGCGGTAAATCGGCATCCGTTGAACTGCTGGCTGACTCGGGCGGTTCTAACAGGTGCCACCGAAAGGCGATGGATCAGCTGTACCGTGGCGCTCCTGCGCAACCACTACGATTCGCTCGGAGTAACGCCGAACGCTACTCAGAACGACATCAAACAGGCGTATTATAAACAATCGAAGCTGTATCATCCGGACAAGAACAAGGGCAGCGACATCGCGGCCGAAAAGTTCCGGCAAATCACGGCCGCCTACGAGGTGCTGGGCAACTATCGCCTGCGGAAGCTGTACGACAAGGGTATTTTGCATACGGCCGGTCGGCAGTACACCGATCCAGAGCAGGCTTCAGGGGAAACAGTCGAGGACGATGCCCAGACGCGGTTCTACAAGAAGCGCATGACCCGTTCGCaggcaccaacagcaacgggACGCACACCGATCTATGATTTTGACGAGTGGTCCCGGGTGCATTACGGTTCCCGGTTCGAGCAGAAGATGAAAGCCGAAGAGCGGTTCCGTAAGAAGGCCGAACGGGAGGAGATCTTCAAGGCGCGTATGCAGCACGAGTACATCATATTCCCGCTCCTGCTGTTCTGCCTGTTTTACATCGCGATCGTGTTCCAGGAGGGTACCTACGATACACCGAAACCGGTGACGAAGAAAGAGTCAGACAGTGACCCATAG
- the LOC125959650 gene encoding protein unc-45 homolog B: protein MVTAQGKVPEGGDEATTMKEQGNELFKEGRWEEAIQAYSKAIAVGEKHKDWGVFHKNRAAAYLKLEQYEHARVDCTVVLDESPNDPKALFRRFQALEALQRFEEAYKDLRTIHTYDPNNKIIKPHLERLHAIVQERARERAQTSNKVTQMFEIAFDIAAPKDKREQAMNNIVVLSREQAGVEVMFKEGVIMRIGKLLKVEKNNEIITNAIRAVDGICLRSADRTKQVIRELGIPWFLQMLDCNVEDRVAASQHCMQTVLNAISGMENKEDSKPIDALVKENQQIIDTLLSCLLYSVTDRTITGMARDSIMELLIRNVHWKTLNWAERLVEVKGLLRLMEVCSELEEYKYESAMNITPSSRTIAAVCLARIYENMYYDQARERFTEQIADFVKDKLLTPDHESKVRVTVAITSLLLGPLDVGNTIVSREGVMQMILVMAQSDNLLEQKVACECIIAAASKKDKAKGLVQTGAEILKKLYASKNEEIRVRALVGLCKLGSSGGLDASIRPFADGSTKKLAEACRRFLVKPGKDKDIRKFAAEGLAYLTLDAEVKEKLVEDRAAIQGLIELAKTGDQSALYGVVTTLVNLVNAYDKQEMNPELIELAKFAKHHIPEEHELDDPDFVAGRIVVLANEGVTTGLVALCKTESDNSKEMIARVFNALCSEQEVRGKVVQQGGTKVLLPLALNGTANGKRQAAQALSRIGITINPEVAFPGQRNLDVIRPLMNQLHPDCSSLENFEALMALCNLAAMNESTRQRILKEQGLSKIESLMLEDHLMLSRAATQVMCNLVQSPEVVERHEGDNDKVKILALYCEEEDEETAKAASGALAYLTAVSERCCEKIFAVSSWLDVFHTLVANPSPEVQHRGMVIIKNVIKTSQKLATKLLDTDILQMMYGVTQLNDERRAKAIECAHECLKLAEKSRLIREDADADMAPDVFKQQEATLEEIND, encoded by the exons atggtTACCGCACAAGGAAAGGTACCGGAAGGTGGGGACGAAGCGACCACCATGAAGGAGCAAGGAAACGAGCTGTTCAAAGAGGGACGTTGGGAGGAGGCCATTCAGGCTTACAGCAAAGCCATCGCTGTGGGAGAAAAGCACAAAGATTGGGGCgttttccacaaaaaccgtGCAGCGGCCTACTTGAAGCTGGAACAATACGAACATGCCCGTGTGGATTGCACGGTCGTGCTGGACGAGAGCCCGAACGATCCGAAGGCTCTGTTCCGCCGTTTCCAAGCGCTGGAAGCTCTGCAGCGGTTCGAGGAGGCGTACAAGGATCTGCGCACGATACACACGTACGATCCGAACAACAAGATCATCAAACCACACCTGGAACGGTTACACGCGATCGTACAGGAACGGGCCCGGGAGCGAGCGCAAACCTCAAACAAGGTGACGCAAATGTTCGAGATTGCGTTCGATATCGCGGCTCCGAAGGACAAGCGCGAACAGGCGATGAACAATATCGTGGTACTGTCCCGTGAACAGGCCGGCGTTGAGGTAATGTTCAAGGAAGGTGTCATTATGCGCATCGGGAAGCTGTTGAAGGTGgagaaaaacaacgaaatcatCACGAACGCGATCCGCGCCGTGGATGGTATCTGCTTGAGGAGCGCTGATCGTACGAAGCAAGTCATTCGCGAACTTGGCATACCATGGTTCCTGCAGATGCTGGATTGTAACGTGGAGGATCGGGTAGCGGCTTCCCAGCACTGCATGCAAACGGTACTGAACGCGATCTCGGGCATGGAAAACAAGGAGgactcgaaaccgatcgatgcGCTCGTGAAGGAGAACCAGCAGATCATCGATACGCTTCTGTCCTGTCTGCTCTACTCGGTTACCGATCGCACGATTACGGGCATGGCACGTGATTCCATCATGGAGCTGCTGATTCGTAACGTGCACTGGAAGACACTGAACTGGGCGGAACGGTTGGTCGAGGTGAAGGGATTGTTGCGGTTGATGGAGGTGTGCTCGGAGCTGGAGGAGTACAAGTACGAGAGCGCCATGAACATTACGCCATCCTCGCGCACCATTGCGGCAGTTTGTCTGGCGCGTATCTACGAAAACATGTACTACGATCAGGCGAGGGAGCGGTTTACTGAGCAGATCGCGGATTTCGTCAAGGATAAGCTGCTTACACCGGACCACGAGTCGAAGGTGCGAGTGACGGTGGCCATTACTTCGCTGCTGCTAGGACCTCTCGACGTTGGTAATACGATCGTCTCGCGGGAGGGTGTGATGCAGATGATTCTCGTCATGGCACAATCGGACAATCTGCTCGAGCAAAAG GTGGCTTGTGAGTGCATCATTGCAGCCGCATCGAAGAAGGACAAGGCCAAGGGTCTGGTGCAGACGGGTGCCGAAATTCTGAAGAAGCTGTACGCCTCCAAGAATGAAGAAATCCGGGTTCGTGCTCTGGTGGGTCTATGTAAGCTCGGTAGCTCCGGTGGTTTGGACGCTTCGATTAGACCGTTCGCCGATGGTTCGACCAAAAAGCTGGCCGAAGCGTGTCGCCGGTTCCTGGTCAAACCGGGCAAGGATAAGGATATAAGAAAGTTTGCGGCCGAAGGACTCGCCTACTTGACGCTGGATGCCGAAGTGAAGGAGAAACTGGTGGAAGATCGTGCAGCCATCCAAGGATTGATCGAGCTGGCCAAAACGGGCGACCAGTCGGCTCTTTATGGTGTTGTGACGACGCTCGTCAATCTGGTGAACGCGTACGACAAGCAGGAAATGAACCCCGAGTTGATCGAGTTGGCCAAATTCGCCAAGCATCATATCCCGGAGGAGCACGAGCTGGACGATCCGGACTTTGTTGCCGGTCGTATCGTTGTGCTTGCCAACGAGGGTGTAACAACCGGTTTGGTAGCGCTCTGCAAAACGGAGAGTGACAACTCGAAGGAGATGATCGCGCGTGTGTTCAATGCTCTCTGTAGCGAGCAGGAAGTACGCGGTAAGGTTGTTCAACAGGGTGGCACGAAGGTTCTTCTTCCACTGGCCCTAAATGGTACAGCGAACGGCAAACGACAGGCCGCCCAAGCATTGTCACGCATTGGCATTACGATCAATCCGGAGGTAGCATTCCCTGGGCAGCGCAATTTGGATGTGATCCGGCCCTTGATGAACCAACTGCATCCCGACTGTAGTTCGCTCGAGAACTTTGAAGCGCTAATGGCGCTCTGTAATCTTGCAGCGATGAATGAATCAACCCGTCAGCGCATACTGAAGGAGCAGGGCTTGAGTAAGATCGAATCGCTTATGCTAGAGGATCACTTAATGCTGTCCAGGGCGGCCACACAGGTAATGTGCAACTTGGTACAATCGCCAGAAGTGGTTGAACGGCATGAGGGCGACAACGACAAGGTGAAGATTCTTGCACTGTACtgcgaggaagaggacgaagagaCGGCCAAGGCTGCGTCCGGTGCATTGGCCTATTTAACTGCCGTCTCAGAGCGCTGCTGTGAGAAGATATTCGCGGTGAGTTCGTGGTTGGATGTGTTCCACACGCTGGTCGCCAATCCGAGCCCCGAAGTGCAGCATCGCGGTATGGTTATCATCAAGAACGTGATCAAAACAAGTCAGAAGCTGGCCACAAAGCTGCTAGATACTGATATCCTACAGATGATGTACGGTGTGACGCAGCTTAACGATGAGCGGCGCGCGAAAGCGATCGAGTGTGCCCACGAGTGCCTTAAGCTAGCCGAAAAGTCCCGATTGATCCGGGAGGATGCCGATGCTGATATGGCACCGGACGTGTTtaagcagcaggaagcgaCGCTGGAGGAAATAAACGATTAG
- the LOC125951050 gene encoding vacuolar protein sorting-associated protein 37B — MYQPILHQAIQSLQTLSSEELRSLLDDDDKLDERVNEAVQSMEASKELVLSENRSLAEANLSHEPKMIELRSRVQELSEEGRNLGASVNEKVNELKSKSNKTNPETLLALLQTAAAETEEETEQLVKQFLDSEFTVDVFLEKFMGLRKLMHSRKVKAEKMTELLQRRTTAVNSRVPPTGPSPYVQPFTGSPFSSPLQRNSGPSSSTFYLPPPTMAGPSGGAVPYPVGLPPMPMPMFRPPGNY; from the exons ATGTATCAACCGATCCTGCACCAAGCGATCCAATCGCTGCAGACGCTGAGCTCCGAGGAGCTGCGAAGTCTTctggacgatgacgacaagcTAGACGAGCGGGTTAACGAAGCG GTACAATCAATGGAAGCATCGAAGGAATTGGTGCTTAGCGAAAACCGTAGTCTGGCCGAAGCGAATTTAAGCCACGAACCAAAGATGATCGAGCTGCGCTCTCGAGTACAAGAGCTCTCGGAGGAGGGCCGGAATTTGGGTGCTTCGGTGAATGAGAAAGTGAACGAGCTCA AATCAAAATCGAACAAGACGAACCCGGAAACGCTACTCGCACTGCTACAGACTGCCGCAGCGGAAACCGAAGAAGAGACGGAACAGCTTGTGAAACAGTTTCTCGACAGCGAGTTTACGGTGGACGTTTTTCTGGAGAAGTTTATGGGACTCCGTAAGCTGATGCACTCTAGGAAGGTGAAGGCAGAAAAGATGACTGAATTGCTGCAACGTCGGACAACGGCCGTAAACAGCCGTGTCCCTCCTACTGGGCCTTCACCATATGTTCAGCCATTTACCGGATCTCCGTTCTCGTCGCCGCTTCAGCGCAACAGCGGTCCCTCTTCTTCAACGTTTTATCTGCCTCCACCGACTATGGCGGGCCCATCGGGGGGTGCCGTCCCTTATCCGGTTGGTCtaccaccgatgccgatgccaatgtTCCGACCTCCTGGAAACTATTGA
- the LOC125959889 gene encoding uncharacterized protein C9orf85 homolog, which produces MSSKRGDAHRSRAQKHQNTYAFKNNLHDKHTPLIKLITNLNVCEVCEHCKSVIDWKIKYRKYKPLTQPKSCNKCGERKVKRAYHVICRDCALGSRCCAKCLKSADETKIIPPEPTPEEQVKLKAEMAQLIKSLPERKRRTFLRYMNRGKKKPKDPEADEYDSEEGDDKKNAVSAHRTREELMQKFEQLKLATGKDGDEDDLGDFSSGDEDYEDYSDDDLSSSLSEKK; this is translated from the coding sequence ATGAGTTCTAAACGTGGGGACGCGCATCGGTCGCGAGCCCAGAAGCACCAGAATACGTACGCGTTCAAGAACAACCTGCACGATAAGCACACGCCACTGATCAAACTAATCACGAACCTGAATGTGTGCGAAGTTTGTGAACACTGCAAAAGTGTGATCGACTGGAAGATCAAGTATCGCAAATACAAACCGCTCACGCAGCCCAAATCGTGCAACAAATGTGGCGAGCGGAAGGTGAAGCGTGCCTACCATGTTATCTGCCGGGACTGTGCCCTCGGTAGCCGGTGTTGCGCCAAGTGTCTCAAGTCGGCGGACGAAACCAAAATCATACCTCCGGAGCCGACCCCGGAAGAGCAGGTGAAACTGAAGGCGGAAATGGCTCAGCTGATAAAGTCCTTGCCGGAACGTAAGAGGCGCACCTTCCTGCGATACATGAACCGGGGCAAAAAGAAGCCGAAGGATCCTGAAGCCGACGAGTACGACTCAGAGGAGGGTGACGATAAGAAGAACGCTGTCTCCGCGCATCGAACGCGAGAGGAGCTGATGCAGAAGTTTGAACAGCTGAAACTAGCGACCGGAAAGGATGGCGATGAGGATGATCTCGGAGATTTCAGCAGCGGGGACGAGGATTACGAGGACTACAGTGATGATGATCTGTCCAGCAGTCTTTCGGAAAAGAAATAG
- the LOC125952482 gene encoding neutral ceramidase-like — MRHQKMSPVGVTVFLTVVLVFLGHATVLVAGYRMGVGRADCTGPPVEIGFMGYGEFSQRGQGIHLRQYARAFIFAEEDDGSADNERPDDEGKRVVFVSADAGMMGHAVKREVLALLASRYGQLYRFENVVLSGSHSHSVPSGFLMSTIYDIASLGFVPQNFDALVEGITLAIVRAHESMRPGRLFVAETTVQEANINRSPSAYENNPKEERDRYRDYTDKRLVQLRLVGEEDADRGRPFGVINWFAVHPTSMNKTNRYVSSDNVGYASVLLEQDCNGARVPGQGAFVGAFASTNLGDASPNIMGPKCEKTGLPCDMLTSSCPDGAGSCIASGPGKDMFESTKIIGSRLYDAASTLLATDEGREVTGPIRFAHQFIDMTKTNVTFVDQQTGEVKTAQGCYPAMGYSFGAGTTDGPGAFDFRQATLTDSPFWNTARDLLGEPTAEDKRCQAPKPILIASGRTKFSYEAQPKIVPTQVLLIGDFAIAAVPAEFTTMSGRRLRQAVREAAGHPEPTVVIAGLANMYTSYVATPEEYAIQRYEGASTLYGPHTLTIYLEQYQKLMRAIMDGEKLAPGPMPPFEDHKQITLSTGVVFDGHPFGWYFGDCKVQPKETPYHRGDTVRAMFIAGNPRNNLMHERSYFTVERLVRSNGEPTLESNSIEQHQHHDDNDDESNNDRWEVIATDANWETKFKWYRRSTLFAYSDIELEWEITDVVEPGTYRIQHFGYWRYILGGTFPYNGTTRNFYVE; from the exons ATGCGACACCAGAAGATGTCGCCGGTTGGGGTCACCGTCTTTCTAACGGTGGTTCTGGTCTTCCTCGGTCATGCAACGGTGCTAGTGGCGGGCTATCGAATGGGCGTAGGACGGGCCGATTGCACTGGTCCACCGGTCGAGATTGGCTTC ATGGGGTATGGCGAGTTTTCTCAGCGTGGCCAAGGCATCCATCTGCGTCAGTATGCGCGAGCGTTTATCTTCGCTGAGGAAGACGACGGCAGTGCAGACAACGAGCGACCGGACGATGAAGGGAAGAGGGTGGTGTTTGTCAGTGCCGATGCCGGTATGATGGGCCACGCGGTTAAGCGTGAAGTGCTGGCATTACTGGCGTCACGCTATGGCCAATTGTATCGCTTCGAGAATGTGGTGCTGAGCGGTTCGCACAGTCACAGCGTACCGTCCGGCTTTCTAATGTCCACGATCTACGATATTGCTTCGCTGGGCTTCGTTCCGCAAAACTTCGATGCGCTGGTCGAGGGCATTACGTTGGCGATCGTGCGTGCCCACGAATCGATGCGTCCGGGCCGGCTGTTTGTGGCGGAAACGACCGTCCAGGAGGCCAACATTAACCGCAGTCCGAGCGCGTACGAGAATAACCCAAAGGAGGAGCGTGACCGGTACCGGGACTATACGGACAAGCGGTTGGTGCAGCTCCGGCTGGTCGGGGAAGAGGACGCGGACAGGGGACGACCGTTTGGTGTTATCAATTGGTTCGCCGTTCATCCGACGTCGATGAACAAAACGAACCGCTATGTATCGAGTGATAACGTGGGATATGCGTCCGTGTTGCTGGAGCAGGACTGTAATGGGGCCCGGGTACCGGGTCAGGGTGCGTTTGTCGGAGCGTTCGCATCGACCAACCTGGGGGATGCTTCGCCTAATATTATGGGACCGAAGTGCGAGAAAACGGGGCTACCGTGTGATATGCTTACTTCATCCTGTCCTGATGGTGCCGGTTCATGCATCGCTTCCGGTCCAGGCAAGGATATGTTCGAGAGTACGAAGATCATCGGCAGCCGGTTGTATGATGCGGCTTCG ACTCTGCTGGCAACGGATGAAGGTCGTGAGGTAACTGGACCGATCCGGTTTGCCCATCAGTTTATCGATATGACGAAAACGAACGTAACGTTCGTGGACCAGCAGACGGGTGAGGTAAAGACAGCCCAAGGTTGCTATCCGGCAATGGGTTACAGCTTCGGTGCCGGTACTACGGACGGTCCAGGAGCTTTCGACTTCCGACAGGCGACCCTGACGGACTCTCCGTTCTGGAATACGGCTCGTGATCTGCTTGGTGAACCGACGGCGGAAGATAAGCGATGCCAGGCACCGAAACCCATCCTCATCGCTAGCGGTCGGACCAAGTTCTCGTACGAGGCTCAACCGAAGATCGTTCCGACGCAGGTGCTGCTTATCGGTGACTTTGCCATTGCGGCCGTTCCGGCTGAGTTCACCACCATGTCGGGAAGACGGTTACGGCAAGCCGTACGTGAGGCAGCTGGCCATCCCGAACCGACCGTTGTCATTGCTGGACTGGCGAATATGTACACGAGCTACGTCGCCACGCCGGAAGAGTACGCCATCCAGCGGTACGAGGGCGCTTCGACACTGTACGGACCCCATACGCTCACCATCTACCTCGAGCAGTACCAAAAACTGATGCGAGCAATCATGGATGGCGAAAAGCTAGCTCCAGGACCAATGCCTCCGTTCGAAGATCACAAGCAGATCACCCTATCGACGGGTGTCGTTTTCGATGGCCATCCGTTCGGGTGGTACTTTGGTGATTGTAAGGTTCAACCGAAGGAAACGCCGTACCACCGAGGGGATACGGTGCGTGCCATGTTTATTGCCGGCAATCCACGGAATAATCTAATGCATGAACGAAGCTACTTCACCGTCGAGCGGTTGGTCCGGTCCAACGGCGAACCAACGCTGGAATCgaacagcatcgagcagcaccagcatcacgacgacaacgacgacgaaagcaatAACGACCGTTGGGAGGTAATCGCGACGGATGCAAACTGGGAAACGAAATTCAAGTGGTACCGACGATCGACACTGTTCGCGTACAGTGATATCGAGCTCGAGTGGGAGATCACCGATGTGGTCGAACCGGGAACCTACCGGATACAGCACTTTGGCTACTGGCGGTATATTCTGGGTGGTACGTTCCCGTACAACGGAACCACACGCAACTTTTACGTCGAGTAA